Within Quercus lobata isolate SW786 chromosome 5, ValleyOak3.0 Primary Assembly, whole genome shotgun sequence, the genomic segment GCTGCTTCTAAAAGCATTCTCACAGCAAGTAAAAGCTGCTTCTAAAAGCAACCTTAattgctagattttttttccataccTCTAGCCGGAAGTACTTCTTCACTCGGTTGGAATCAGATTTTCCAGCAACGCCAACTGATTCAATTTCCACATGCTTCTTTTGTGTGTTCAAACGTCGAGCCGCACCCTGAAAAACACccaccaaaaaaatgaaaacaggAAAAGGGCAGTATAATCCTTCCatgagccttttttttcttttcttttttttgagtaatTCACAGTGAGAGCAACTGACCGCAGCAGAGGCATCTCGGCCAAGCTGTGCGAGCTGAAGGCCAAGGCTTTGTTGATTGGACATGAAATGTCCAGCAGGATACCGGTTGGCTGAAACAGCTAGCCAGTTAGGAGTTGATCTCCACATACTTTGCTTGGTCAATTTAAAACCCTGTCAAGCAAAACATTTTCACACATATGTAAGAGGGAAAAGAATGTCTAGGagaatttaaatattgtgaagGCAAGGATTTATAtcaacagtttttttttccaaacaaaagcACATGAATGAGTAAAATCAGTAGTTCAATACATGACCGACAAAGTAAGACCAGCTTCCCAGAAGAGGATCTAAATCAAGTAAAATTTTCCAATATACCAACTATATATCTCAGCTGATACAGTTAATCAAGGGTTTGAGCCAAAGCATCTAACACAGCATCTAACAATTAAGCACATGCTTGAACtgggagaaagaaaaatgtgttACCACCTAGGAAGCGCGGACATGGGTACAACACAGTGACACAAgcaatttctgaaaaattataacataaaatggCCAGTACGACACGGGTACGGTACCCTAAATGAAGTGTCTGTGCTTCCTAGATTATCACTGACCGAATTGTAGCACATTTTCCATATATTAAGCATAAGATACTTTGGCTCCAATGAGTTAAAATTTTCCCTCAAAATTTTGACTCATGGGAGCAACACAGGCCCCTACACTAAAGCACTATAACTGTAAAACTCCAGTCCAACGGTGACAAGAATGTGATTACAGTTATCACACTTAAGTTTGTAGATCTATCCTATAAAGTCAGCATACATTCTAACGAGCAGAGACACCTACTAATATTTTATCATTAGCAACTAAGCGCCAAGAATAGCAATAGAATATAATCTTAGATCCACATACCTCACATGCACCAAAAGTAGTGATGATTCTATAAATAAAACTAAGCCTTACCCTGATGACATTGCTATTGATAACTATCCAAGCTACTTCTAAATTCTTGACAGAGGATGCCAATTTCCAGAGTACGTGTTGATAGCACTAAGATTTTTCACTGCCTGGTTACCTAGCATAACCTCATTTCTCCCAAGAACCAATATTGGCCATCTTAACATATAAGGCTCTCAACATGATACTGTACGTGTTGATAGCACTAAGATTTTTCACTGCCTGATTACCTAGCAGAACCTCATTTCTCCCAAGAACCAATATTGGCCATCTTAACATATAAGGCTCTCAACATGATACTGCCCATGTCATCTTAAGTCACCAAGTCATCTGATATGACCAAAAAACACTTCAGTGATACACTAACATACCAGAATCATTCTGAAAAGTTTTTAATCCGGTGGGTtttcaattctctttctttttctgataAGTAGGGGCATTCagttatcaataaatttgagAATCTATAACCAAATGCACCCTAAATTTTTAAACCTTCCCAATAGTTTATCATTCAGACAGGGAGAATAATAAAGGCTGCATCTCTACCCCACATATATCCATTGTATGAAAACAACAATAACCACAATGGTCAATGAAAAAACTAGTCATTCATTAAGAAAGCAGTTCTAGTGCTTTATTATGGCCagtattatattttgtaaaacacCTGGTCAAAGTTCAGTGTGTTTTACcatagttttcaaaacaaactttcAATTAGAAACAAGTTAACAACCCATTTCCTTAACACTTTAGAGATGCAAACCTTGTTTGTCAAAGGAGAAGTGGGTATCTCTATATTCAGGGAGCAGCTTTTGGGGAAAACTCCTTTTTCAATATCTCTGATAGCTGCATTTATTAAAGGTATACAGACAGAAACTGCATCCTTAAAATCATTTTCCTGACTTTCATCCTTCTTCCTGCAATAGATTATATCACCAAAGAATTACTTCTCAACATTaagaaggaaaatatatatatatcaaatttttataagaaaaaatctTCAAGTCACCAGTTCAATGATATTGACAATGATGGAACACCACAAATTAGGGCCTCTCTAGCTCCGGCAACAACACCCGAGTAAAACCTGATCAACGTTTCAGTCATTAAAAAAACTTGTCTATTCAAATAAGGACTAGAAGTCACCaggaaaaaatagaaacataCAGCTTTAACCGATATTACTAGAGTAAAAATATCAAACACTGATTTCAAATATTGGATGATTCCAAAGTTTACCCTGCTTGActtaaacaagaaaatataggaatgataaaaagcaataactaacAACTTACATGTGATGGCCACAGCTTGATCCCCGATTAATTCCACTAATCACCTGAAAATGAGACCATATATGATTTTTCTGGACCCCAAAATGTATATGCATAATCATACTGATGACATCATACAAATGCTAACCAGAAGAGGCTTTGACCAAGAAAACAATGCCCCAGATAATGCCAATGAGACACAATCCACAGGAGTCCCTGAGTAAAAAGAATCACGTCCAAGCCTGTTACTATCAGTAACCATGATGAAACCGCAAAATCCGGATCAACTTTACATAAATCTTTCAGGCATACATTGATGCcaatttcaaagaaaatatatcAATAACTAAAAATCACTGAAGTTTTCCATATATAGAATGAATGAATCTGGCTAGTAGttaaattgaatatcaaaaaatCCACATCATATCTACCCAATttcataaacataaacaaaagcCAAAATGCAAGGAATGATGAATCCATTAAATACAAGATAATTTGTATAGTTACAGAACCCAATGCATAGATATCGGTCATACCTGAAACTTCAAAAGCTGTAGAACCATTAATCTCGCTGGAACTCACAGCAACCGTTTCTTGGAGAGTCACAGAATGACCTGACACTGATTTGTCCCTAAAAGCACCAAATCACAAGCTAACAAATCAGAACATATTCCCAGCTTCAATACCAATACTTGAAATGAAACAAAACAACATATCCATATACAAATAGTAATaggcaaataaataaaaaacttcaaaatccCACACCCATAAAAAGCAATTAAGAGAAACATGCACAAAAGGTAAGTTATATCAATAATCACAAAGAACCCAGATACTCAGATGATGAAATtaacagaaaaaaaaacaacaaaacatatTAAAAGAATTGAGAAATGAAAGAATTTCACATACCAATACAGGAACACAAATATACACGCCTAAACAATCAAAAACAATGTAATCCCACATACCCAGGTGAGAGAATCAAGGAAATAAGATATAAAACGCAAACTACGACCTATAATCATTGACAACCCGGAAAACCAACAAGCAATGAATGAAACTCACATACCAATACAGGAAATGAAAGAAGCCCACATAgccaaatatcaaaatcaatcaaaaaaacacaaaactttaCAGCTAAGCAATCAAAAATAATAGAACCCGCATAACCCAGATGAGAAAATCAAAGGAAACAAGCAATAAACCACAAAATACAACCTATACAACACAGGAAATGAAAGAAGCCCACATAgccaaatatcaaaatcaatccaaaaaaaaaaaaaaaaaaatctaccacTAAGCAATCAAAAAACCCACACCCAGATGAGAAAATCAAGGGGAACAAGCAATAAACCACAAAATACACCCTATAGAATTCAGGAAATGAAAGAAGCCCAGATAgccaaatatcaaaattaatcaaaaaccAATGAAAAACCCCACATACCCAGATGAGAAAACCACTGgaaacaaacaatcaaacacaaaacacaacaaaatagcTGAGCAAAGTGGATGGAGATTGAACCCACGATTGCGGAGCGCAGACATGGACATTGTACAAGCCTTCACGAACAAGCGCTTCAACGAGGAACACAAGCCCAGGGGAGTCAATCCCATCTCCATTGGTCACCAAAACAATGGGCTTGGAAGTGTCTACGGCCTCAGAAGCATCGGAAACCGATGTGGAAGAAGAGGGCTCGGCGGGTTCAACATTGTCGCTTTCTTTTGACTCAGCTTCACTGTTACTAACGTTGTCATCatcattgtttttgttgttgttgttgttgtcgccGTTTTTTTTGCTTAGAACTTGTTGGAGATTGGAGACCAACCCCGGTGGCAACAAGTTGTTGTTCTTCACAGAAGTGGAAGTCATAGCATAAActcagagaaagagagagagatttgggtGTTGAAGAATCAAAGCAGAACCctagagagcgagagagagagagagaaggaaaggaagaaaaggaaagaaataaagGATGGAAAGAATGAAAAGGATGGATTGATAGATTATAgatatagaaagagagagaaagaagaagagttgaGTAGATGGACCGGTTCATACGGCattattttgagagagaaaagtaaGATTTGGGGTAAACGAAAGAGCAACGATTGGTGGCTGCATCATTAAACACATGAGGAAGAAAGGAACAGTGATCTAATTGAAAATGGGGATTTCAtacagtctttttttttatttatcctcAATAGAATATtacaaactttttattgaataatAGATGTTAGAGAATATTATAAATATCTTCTAAAAATATCCTTTTATAAAATGtgttactaattaaaaaaataatttaaagcgTCTGTTGACGAAAAGTTTTATGTTCGTAATATTTTCACCACAAATTATAAGTGGTAAATTGTTACGGATTGTTataagtgagaaaaaaataattttagaagtatgtttaaattaaaaccaataacaacctatcatctataatttgttaggaaaatattgtgaaaatattatggacgtaACATCTCTTTCTATTAATTAAATAGTGTGGTTAAAGTTAACCAAATACATTTATTAACacattaatttgttaattttatgtaGTAAGATTTATAGATTTTAACGGTTTCTTTCATTAAATAAGCAGAAAgtgaattttaaaattgtgtgtttggatgagcttttttttttatttatttacataaaatattattaaaaaattatggaaagcttttttttttctttcctttatccCGTCAAAGTAAAGCTaaaaagaggttttattttGCTTGCCAAGCACACtggtaaaatttaaaaagctaCTTAAGATCTATTATTTTACACTTTGTTTGTTATGAGATATTTATTGGtgaagaaaacaaatcaaaaaaatttcttatctAACGATGTTTGATTGTGTTGATGAAAATAATTCCCAATATATATAACTCACATTAAAAATCATCTATGGAGTTCACATATTGTGAGAGACATGCTACACAATACACACCGTCAATTACATAAGATAATTCTTAGACCACTAGCATACGggaataccaaaaaaaaaaaatctatattgcATCCTCAaatactttatctattttaccaactcattttacaattcaccctacctcctaatttttatttttacatacaatccaataaaataatataaattatctaataaaaagtattcttctctctctcttttctcccactatctttttctcttcacacacaaccacaatattagatttttttttttatgcaaccttactattcatagattgcaaatttttttaagcataCAAACACAAATGGagtgggtttttgttgtttgagttgtaaaatagcaactaGGGGTGTTTACAtccccaatgctagtgctctaagtAATGGTGACAACAACAACACTAGGTGGCAGTGCTAATGGCAAAGAAGGGAAAGATATTTATGTTTTGTGTTAGAGAGAATTATTTTAACCCTATTTTGTGGTTTTCTTAATTGTAAATGGGTATCTCTATGAATAGTAgattagttttttcttctttggttataagttataacttatGGACCTAGTTCAATCAGATCTAGGTGCTTATTTTATGAGAATGGGGGTTTCTTTCCAGGGTTGAGAAGATGAACCTGTATGGTTTATTGATAGTGAACAGTTACaagaatacaatttttattgaGAAGTAAATCATATCAGCTCATGAAAGCTTGTAACCAAGATCTTAGCGGGCAACATTAATTTGCTTTTAATTCACTGGTGCTTATTCTTAAAGACAAAATAACAAGTATTCttttgttgtaacttgtaagttaGATTATTAGAGTTGATATgatcaactttaaaaaaatgaggGCAAGTAAGATTAGTTTATGAGATTaatataagtaaaattttaaatgaagagCTAATTTGTATTCTTCAAAGGCCGGTGACATATGTCGAAAGCTACAGTCAAAGAATTCACAATAGGACAAGTTTGAATCATTGATTCATAAGTATAATTAATTTAGATGAGGACTGTTAATATAACACATCAATTTGATTAGCTGTAATGATGTATGTTTTTGGATATTGACAAATTATAAATCTGAGTCAATTTTTACTGTAATATTGTAACATTAATTTCGTTTGGTAAATATGGGTTAGTGtttgataattaattaaagtattCAATGAACGTACAAGGATTAAAGACCACATCTTACgtttaaataattaaacacGTGAGGAAGAAAGTGATCTAATTGAAAATGGGGATTTCttacccttttttattttagcttagCTTTTTGCCATAGTTAGGGGTGTCAATTTGGGTTAGCGTGTCGAATTCGTGTCGTGTCGAGATAGGGGTATTTAACTAAATGactcaaccctaacccaactcatttaataatcatgtcatgatccttcaacccaaacccgacctgttaataaaGCGGGttgacctaacccaacccatttgacatgcttaataaacgagtcgtgttgggttgacatgaatgtaacacaacccatttcagcttgcataatattaaatataacatccatctagaaataattttttttacatcccaaaaagcaGTGCATACACTTTAAGTCTTCAACCCATATtagaaataatataatttaacaaaaatataacattcatctagaaatgagttctttacactccaaaagaagtgcatacacttcaacccaaattcaaaataacaaaaataaaataacatagttcaacgaaaatataatatatttggaactcgccaaatgctaagtatcaatattgaagaatttgagcaaatagTAGACTAATCCTAACTATGACCatgattatcatccatagattctttgcTGATGTCCAAATTTATAACATCTTCCACAAactcatccaatttcatttgtgcaagttctatgccccaaaaaaaaaaaaaaaaaaagtattagtagttctagagtctgtaaagtttcaatttccaattatatcccttgtaaatttttgtaattactcacttttctttttaaatttaaaatatatgttggatataaaaagtatttgacaaatctaaaataaaataaatatttatttgttatacgagttaaaagagttgtgttaagtgggtcatttcgggttgacacaaataaattggtgtgtcaaacgtgtctattgcgggttacgcGGGTTGACCCGCTTATAACACGTTTTTTATCGTGTCACTTTCGGGttgacccgtttatgacccaaacccattaatgCCCAACTCTAACCCGAAAAAACACGTGTCAGGTTCGTGTTGAGTTCGTGGGTTGGGTTGAGCATTGACACCCCTAGCTatagtcacttttttttttttttttaatcctcaaTAGAATATtacaaactttttattgaataagtGATGTTATAGAACATAATaaatatcttctaaaaaaaatccttttataaatgtgttactaattaaaaaaacaatttaaagcATTTATTGATGAGAAATtttatgttcataatattttcaccaCAAATCATAAGTTGTAAGTtgttacaagttgttattggtgaaaataaaataattttagaagtaggtttaaattagaaccaataacaacttaccgcCTATAATTTATTAggaaagtgttgtaaaaatgttgtgaacgtaacattttttttttctattgattAGATGGTGTGGTAAAAGTCAACCAAATACATTTattgacacatcaatttgttAGTTTcatgtaataaattttatagattttttaacaGTTTCTTTCATTAAATAAGCTGAaagtgaattttaaaaatgtgtgtttggatgagcttatttatttatttacataaaatagtattaaaaaattatggaaaaagccttttttttttctttatgccatcaaaataaagctaaaaagaggttttttttttttttttaaatgcttgcCAAGCACACTAGTGAAATTTAAAAGCTACTCTATTAATTTACACTTTGTCTGTTTTGAGATATTTATTGGtgaagaaaacaaatcaaattttttttcatatctgATGATGTTTGATTgtgatgataaaaataattccgaatatatatatatatatatatatatatatataactcacaTTAGTATCAGTTTAgaataacttatttagctgaaactgaaaacattttgctgaaagtacagaaaaaatgttaaaaaataagctgaatagtacaGTAGGACCAATGAATAAtgtcaaaaagtgcaatgggacccataaatagtagcaaaaataaactgaaagCAGAGATAAGCTGAAAATTTTAGCTCATCCCATACGCGACcaatgaataatatcaaaaagtgcaatgagatccataaatagtaacaaaaataaactgaaagtGGAGataagctaaaaaatttagctcatCCCAAACACACATTAAAAATCTTCTACATTAATCATGTGCATTGAATCTCTCATAACATGTGAGACCTATGTATCTATGAAGTTTGGATATTGTGAGAGGCATGCTACACAGTACACACCGTCAATTGCATAAGATAATTCTTAGGTGATGgtaataacaaaaacaatacgTGGCGGTGTTAATGGCAAAGAAGGGAAAGAGATTTATGTTTTGTGCTAGAGAGAATTAATTTAACCCTATTTTGTGGTTTTCTTAATAGTAAATGAGTATCTCTATGAGTAGTAGagtagttttttcttctttggctaTAACTTATGGATAGTTCAATCAGATCTGGGTGCTTATTTTATGAGAATGGGGGTTTCTTTCCAGGGTTGAGAGGATGAATCTGTATGGTTTATTCATAGTGAatagttacaagattacaattTTTCTTGTGAAGTAAATCATATCAGCACATGAAAGCTTGTAAACAAGATCTTAGCGGGCAACATTAATTTGCTTTTAATTCACTGGTGCTTACTCTTAAAGACAAAATAACAAGTATTCttttgttgtaacttgtaagttaGATTATTAGAGTTGATATgatcaactttaaaaaaatgaggGCAAGTAAGATTAGTTTGTGAGATTAATATAAGTCAAATTTTAAAAGAAGAGCTATAATTTGTAGTCTTCAAGGGGCGGTGACATATGTCGAAAGCTACAGTCAAATAATTCACAACAGGACAAGCTTGAATCATTGATTCATAAGTAGAATTTTGGATGAGGACTGTTAATATAACACATCAATTTGATTAGTTGTAATGATGTATGTTTTTGGATATTGACAACTTATAAATCTGAGTCAATTTTTACTGTAATATTGTAACATTAATTTCGTTTGGTAAAAAATGGGTTAGTGtttgataattaattaaagtaatGAACATACAAGGATTAAAGACTACATCTTAAgtttaaataattaaagattGGAAGTTAGCTTATAAATTCAAGTCATTTCCATGCGGTTGATGTATTAAATCTGAACACCAAATTTATGTTCACATATATATCGTTTTTGCAAATAAAGCTTACGTTTATTATGttaggaaaaagaaagacattTGTTAGCTAACATTGAAGCAAGCCACATTAAAGGAGTATATGTATTTTGTAGATCTCCTTCTATGTCTCTAGCTCTTAATTAAATGACAGCATATAATTAAGATGTCCTCATTTAtgcaaaattaattagttgaaAACCGtttctagaaaacaaaaatagtgAAAATCTTTACTTATTTATAAAAGGGAAATGTTTTGCTGCATACATGTATGTGgcagcaaaaagaaagaaacatgcGCATATCACTAGGTGGACCTTAGACATTTGTccatttctttttgttgttgcatACCTCCTCTACATATAAGTATGCATcaaaactttttccttttataaaattatgtttttaatttttattgactTTAAACCTACAAATCCTAGATTATCTTAAACTTTCCCTAAGAAAAATACTATCTTGCTACAAATCAATTGAATAAAAtagtgggttctagttaactcaactagtaaagtctcttgtCATGAAATAAGAGAGTTAGGGTTCGATCCCTATTT encodes:
- the LOC115991988 gene encoding uncharacterized protein LOC115991988, whose protein sequence is MTSTSVKNNNLLPPGLVSNLQQVLSKKNGDNNNNNKNNDDDNVSNSEAESKESDNVEPAEPSSSTSVSDASEAVDTSKPIVLVTNGDGIDSPGLVFLVEALVREGLYNVHVCAPQSDKSVSGHSVTLQETVAVSSSEINGSTAFEVSGTPVDCVSLALSGALFSWSKPLLVISGINRGSSCGHHMFYSGVVAGAREALICGVPSLSISLNWKKDESQENDFKDAVSVCIPLINAAIRDIEKGVFPKSCSLNIEIPTSPLTNKGFKLTKQSMWRSTPNWLAVSANRYPAGHFMSNQQSLGLQLAQLGRDASAAGAARRLNTQKKHVEIESVGVAGKSDSNRVKKYFRLEFLDKEQQETDEDLDFRALENGYVAITPLSLSPQIETDIQTATSDWISAALPAEQ